The region CGGCGCCGAGGGCACCGATCGGCAGCGACGACGTGCGCCTGGCGGCACCGGAGGCCGAGGGGGAGCTGGCTGTCGGCTTCTTCGGCTCGCGCTACGAGCGTGCGACCCCGGCCGAGCGCGAGTACCTGCGCGCGATGGCCGAGGTCGTCGAGGGCCGCGACGAGGCCGCGGGCACGTCGTCGGTCGCGGAGTTCCTGGAGCGCAGGCCGTCGTCGCTGTCGCCGGCGCGGGACAGCCTCATCAAGAAGGGGCTGGTCTACTCGGCCGAGCGGGGCCGGATCGCGTTCACCGTGCCGCATTTCGGCCGCTACCTGCTCACCCAGGACTAGCCGGCCTCAGCCGTAGCGGGAGGATTCAGGTAACTCGATCAGTGCAGGTCAGCTCCTCGATCGGGTGGTCTTTCTTGTGACGCGAGTCACATACCGTCATGCGTGTAACGAGAAGCCGTCGCGCGCCGATACTCCGGATGACCCCGCGATGCTGTCGGACCCCCGACCTGGCAGCACCGCGGGGCCTTCCAATTTCCGGGGTTCTTCTCCGGTCTCCTCCGGTCTCGTGCGGTCGGTGCCCACATCACCGGGAACCTCGCGACACCCACTACAACCGGCCGATCCCAGGCATATTCCCGCAAACCTCGATTCGCATTGGCGAATCGCCTCGGCGTCGAAGGAGGCACTCGTGGAAACCGTCATCACGGTCATCAGCGCGCTGGTGCCGACCCTCGCGGCCAGCGTCTACTACGTGACCGGCCACCGCTCCGACGACCAGGACTGACAAGCCGGGGTCACCGCGCGGGCGCCGGACTCGCGGCCCGAGCACGGCGTTCTCCGCTTCGCCCCACCGCTTCCCTGCGATGATCTGATCGTGAGTTCTGGGGGAAGTTCGGCCGGGCGGGGCCTGGGCTGGTCGATGCTGGGCACCGGCCTGGCCGGCGGCATGGTGTGGTCGTTCGCGGTGCAGGCCGCGATGCCGTCGTGGTTCGACCCCGGCGACTCGTGCCCGGAGCCGGAGGGCGCTTCGCTGCGCGTCGTGAAGACGGAGTTCCCGCCGAGCGCGCAGTGCGTCATCACCTTCGACGACGGCTCGGCGCCGCTCGTCCACGACTACATCTCGCCCGCGAAGACCACGGTGCTGACGCTGGTCGCCGTCGTCCTCGTGTTGCTGGCCCTGGCCGGGGCCGCGCTGCTGTGCCACCGCCTCCTGCGCCGTGAGGGCCCGGACACGCCGGAGCTCCCCGTCGGCCGGCGACGGCCGTGGGTGCACGTCGCCGGCGCGGCCCTGCTCGGAGGCATCGCCACGTCGGTTGGCGCGATGTGCGCCGCGGTGTTCACGATCCTCGGCGGAATTGCCGGGGGCATCGTGCTGTGCGCGGCGTTCGTCCTGTCGACGATCACCGCCGCAACCGTGCTGGACCGCGGCGCGGGCCCTGGCACCGGCGGCGCCTCGGGGCCGCGGCGACGAGGCGCCGCGGTCGGCGGCATCGGCGGGGCAGCGGTGGTGGTCGCCGTGGTCACCGGAATAGCACTGGACGTCCTGGGCCCCTCGGAAGTGCTGTCGCAGTGGCTACCCCTGGCCGCGACGTTGCCCTTCGGCCTGATCGCGGCCCTTCAATGGCTCCGCCCTGCCAAGCGCACCAGGTGATCCGGCCCATGGCCTGCCGCTCGCCGTGAGCCCTCGCTTCACGGCGGCGGCAACAGCACCGATCGCGTCCATCAACCGCGGGTCCGCACCCACGCGATCGACACGGCGACGGCGTTGCCTGCGCCGACGTCCAACGGCACCAGCGTCCTGGCCGGTGAACGGCACGGGTGGCCGACGAAGAAGTCCCTCACCTCGCCGGACGAGTGCAGAACGCAGTCGAGGTGGTGCTCGGGAGAGCGGCGCCGGGTGACGCGCAGCCGCATCCGCTGCCACGCCTCGCCCGGCCGTCCGTCGCCACGGCCTGCTTGCCGTCGCTCACCCGGACCGACACGCTCTCGCCGACCGCCGGGCCCGCTCCGCCCCGTTCCGCCGCGGGGCGGTCAGGCTTCCTGGCGAGGGACGCCGCCGGTCGTGTCGATCCGCGGGTAGATCACTCGAAGTGTTCAGCCGCAGCTACCGTCCTGCATCGGCCGCACCTCGACGGGGAGCGTGGTCGCCGCGGCCAGCTTGCGACCCCACTCGAGCGCCGCGTCGAAGTCGTCGGCCCGGATGACGGTGAAGCCGCCGATGTGCTCCTTGCCCTCCAGGTACGGGCCGTCGGTGGTGATCGCCCCCGCACCTCGGCCGCGTGCCACCACCGCCGTGTCCGGCGGGTGCAGCCCGGCGGCGAAGACCCACGCCCCGGCCTCCCCCATCTGCTGGTTCACGGCCTCGACGTCGCGCATGATCGGGTCGAGCACTTCCGGTGCGGGCGGTTCGCCGTCGGGCTGGTAGATGCTGAGCAGGTACTGCTTCATCGGTATCCCTCCGATCGGTTCCACTGCACCCACTACACGAACGGGCTCGCCGCGGTTCGACACCGCGCACGCAGGAATCGTCGGAGACGCGGGGCACTCCCGCCACGCGGGACAGCCGTGCCCGTTAGGCCCCGGGGCGTGCAGGGCCGAGCACCTCGGGACCACGCATCGTGGCCCCGAGGTGACGCCGGAGCGCAGCTCAGGCCTCGCCTTCGGCGAGCAGTGCGTCGATCTGCCCCATGGACTGCCGCATTCCTTCCTCCATGCCCATCTTGACCAGCTGCTCGAGCTGTTCGGCGCTGGCGAAGGTGCTGACGGTGACCATGCGGGTTCCCGTCCCGGCGGGTTCGAGCGTCACCACGGCGTGCGTGGACTCCATCGTGGTGACGGGTTCGCCGTTCTCGTCGGCGAAGCCGTCGTCGAACTCCAGGCGGTGCGGCGCGTCGATCGCGGTGATCCGCCACCAGCCGTACGCCTTCTCGCCGTTCGGGCCGGTCATGAAGTACAGCGAGGAGCCGCCGACGGTGAAGTCGTGGCGCTCGAAGGTCGCGGGCCAGGTGGGCGGCCCCCACCAGCGTTCGAGCCGGCGCGGGTCCTCCCACACCTGCCAGACGCGTCCGACCGGCGCGTCGAACTCCGCGACGAACGTCAGGGTCAGCGCGTCCACGTCCTTGTGGGTGCTGGTCACGGTCATTGCTCGGCCCTCGTCTCTCGGTCTTCGGCCAGGAGTTCTTCGATGCCCCGGGCGCGGTGGCGCCAGATCTCCTCGTACTCGTCGAGCAGACGCGCGGTCCTGTGCAGGACATCGGGGTTGCCGCGGACGAGCTGCTCCCGTCCGCGCCGCTGCTTGATGACGAGCGAGGCCCGCTCGAGCACCGCGACGTGCTTCTGCACCGCCGCGAAGCTCATGTCGTACCGGTTCGCCAGCGCGGAGATCGACTGCTCCTGCCGCAGCACCTGCCCGATGATGTCGCGCCGGGTCGCGTCGGCGAGGCCGTGGAAGATGCGGTCCACCTCGTCCGCGGTCATCTGATCTACAACCACATGGTTGTACGTTACGGGTCCCTGGTGCTGGGCGCAAGACGAGCCGCATGCCCTTCTTGGACGGCGACCTGCGGACGTGGATGTCGGTGGCCTTCGGCAGGCTGCTCGGCGTGGCGGTGTGGACTCTGGCGGACGTCGAGCACGCGATCCGGTCCTCGTGGGGCGCGGACACCTGCGCTCCTGAAGACCGGCCCGACTGGCACCCCGCCAATCCCGCCCGGGGCCAGTGCGGCGTCACGGCATTGGTGCTCAACGACCTGCTCGGCGGCGACCTAGTGCGCGGCGAGGTGCACCGCGACGGGATGCGAGTCGATTTCCACTGGTGGAACCGGTTCGCCGACGGCATCGAGATCGACCTCACCCGGGAGCAGTTCGCTCCGGGCGAGACCGTCGGCCCCGCCACGGTAATCGAACGACCGCCCGCGATCCGCCGCCTCCGCGATGAGTACGAAACCCTCCGCGTCCGAGTGCTCACATTGCTGGATGCGGCGCGCGCTGAGTGATCGGCCGCGCGCGGTTCGCTTCCGGGAGCGCGGTCCCACGAGACGGCCGCCACCCCCTCGGAACAGCACCCGAGGCGGTGTTGTCGACTCCGGGCGTGAGTGCTGAGCAGCAGAAGCGCCGTGCCCGTGTCCGCGCCCCCGAACTGGTCGGGCGCCGGTGGCTGAACACCGGTGGCCGCGAGATGTCCCTCCACGACTTCCGCGGCAAGGTCCTGGTCCTGGACTTCTGGACGTTCTAGACCACAGGATCAACTCGTCTGCTGCGGACGTGCGGGGGCTCCGGCGGTGAGGGCCGCGAGAGTTTTCCGCAGAACGGCAGCCGTCTCGTCGAGCTCGCTTCGTTCACGCTCGCGCCAGTCCGCGCTGATGCGGAAGGTGTCTCCGGCGAACCGGGGAAACACGTGGAGATGAACGTGGAACACCTCCTGGGACGCCGCCCTTCCATCGGCCAGGAACAGGTTGATGCCGTCGCACCGGAGTCCTGATCGGCGAAGAACCCTGGAGAGCCGGTGGCCGACCGCCCAGACCTTCTGGCCGTCTTCCACGTCGAGGTCTTCGAGACCCACAGCGTGGGTCTTCGGCACCACCAACAGGTGTCCAGGTGTCACCGGTTGAAGGTCCATGAACGCCAGGACCTCGGCGTCGTCGTGAACAACGCTTGATTCCGCATCCCCGCGCACTATTGCGCAGAACACGCACTCGTCGTCGCTCATGTCGCCCCTCGTGCCCGCCGCGAGTCCGGACCATGATCGCAGGCCTGCTGAGCACAAGCCACAGTGATCGCTGGCCGGGCCGTGGCGCGCTGCTCGGCTTTCGACGTTGCCGATCGCGGCCCCACGAGACGGCCGGCACCCCCTCGGAACAGCACCCGAGGCGGTGTTGTTGACTCCGGGCGTGAGTGCTGAGCAGCAGAAGCGCCGTGCCCGTGTCCGCGCCCCCGAGCTGGTGGGCCGCCGGTGGCTGAACACCGGTGGCCGCGAGATGTCCCTCCACGACTTCCGCGGCAAGGTCCTGGTCCTGGACTTCTGGACGTTCTGCTGCATCAACTGCCTGCACGTGCTCGACGAGCTGCGTCCGCTGGAGGAGGAGTTCGCCGACGAGGTGGTCGTGGTCGGCGTGCACTCGCCGAAGTTCGAGCACGAGGCCGACCCGGACGCGGTCGCCGCCGCCGTGCAGCGCTACGCGGTGCACCACCCGGTCCTCGACGATCCCGAGCTCACGACGTGGCAGCACTACGCCGTCAAGGCGTGGCCGACGCTGGTCGTGGTCGACCCCGAGGGCTACGTCGTGCACGTCGCCGCGGGTGAGGGCCACGTCGAGACGCTGCGCGGGGTCGTGGCCGAGCTGGTCGCCGAGCACGACGCCAAGGGCACGCTGCACCGCGGCGACGGCCCCTACGTGCCGGCGGAGACCGAGAACACCACGCTGCGCTTCCCCGCCAAGGTCCTCCCGCTCGACGGCGGCACGCTCCTGGTTTCCGACTCCGCGCACCACAGCCTCGTCGAGTTCACCGCCGACGGGGAGACCCCGGTGCGCCGCATCGGCTCCGGCGAGCGCGGGCGGGCCGACGGCGCCGCCGACGAGGCGAGCTTCGCCGAACCCGCCGGGCTGGCGCTGCTGCCCGAGGACGTCGCGGCCGAGGTCGGCTACGACGTCGTGGTCGCCGACACGGTGAACCACCTGCTGCGCGGTGTCCAGCTCGCCGACGGCGAGGTCGTCACGGTCGCGGGCACCGGCGAGCAGTGGCGCGACGGCTCCGACGCCGGTCCCGCGCTGGAGACGCCGCTGACCAGCCCGTGGGACGTGGCGTGGTGGGAGCCCGCGGGCGGTGTCGTCATCGCGATGGCGGGCAACCACACGCTGGGCCTGTTCGATCCGCGCGCCGGGCAGGTGCGGCGGTTCGCGGGCACCACCGTCGAGGGCCTGCGCGACGGTGACGCGGACGAGGCCTTCTTCGCCCAGACGTCCGGGCTCGCCGACGGCGGCGACCGGCTTTGGCTGGCCGACTCCGAGACGTCGGCGCTGCGCTGGGTGGAGGCCGGCGGCGACGGGTTCGCCGTGCGCACGGCCGTCGGGGCCGGGCTGTTCGACTTCGGCCACGCCGACGGCGCGGCCGACCAGGCGCTGTTCCAGCACCCCCTCGGGGTGGCGGTGCTTCCGGACGGCTCGGTCGCGGTGTGCGACACCTACAACGGCGCGATCCGGCGCTACGACCCGGCCAGCGACGAGGTCTCGACGCTGGCCGACCACGTCGCCGAGCCCTCCGGGGCCGCGGTCGTCGACGGTGAGCTGGTGGTGGTCGCCTCTGCCTCGCACCGGCTGGAGCGGCCGGTGCCGCCCGGCGTCGCGGCCAAGCTCGTGCGCGGCACGTCGCAGCAGGTCAAGCGGCCGGACACGGAGGTCGGGCCGGGTGAGCTGGAGCTGGCCGTGGTGTTCACCCCGCCGCCGGGGACCAAGCTCGACGACCGCTACGGACCGTCGACGCGGCTGGAGGTCAGCTCCTCACCCGAGGGGCTGCTGGTGGAGGGCGCCGGGGTCGGGACCGACCTGAACCGCAGGCTCGTGCTGGCCGACGACATCGCCCACGGCGTGCTGCACGTCGTGGCCCAGGCGGCCAGCTGCGACGACGACCCGTCGGTCGAGCACCCCGCCTGCCGGCTGACCAGGCAGGACTGGGGCGTGCCGGTGCGGGTGGCCGCGGGTGGCCCGAACCGGCTGCCGCTGGTCATGGGCGGTCTCGACGACGAGGCGTGATGTCCCCGCCGGGGTGTCAGGCCCGTGAGGGCGGCAAGTAAACTTTTCGGGTGACCGATGCCAAGCTCGAGATCCAGATGCTGCATGACCGGGTCATGGTGCGGATCTCTCAGGAATCCGGGGAACGTCGCAGCAGTGGCGGCATCGTGATTCCGGCGACCGCCCAGGTGGCCAAGCGGCTGCTCTGGGGCGAGGTCTTCGGGGTGGGCAGCCACGTGCGCACCGTCAAGGTCGGCGACCAGGTGCTGTTCAACCCCGAGGAGCAGTTCGAGGTCGAGGTCCAGGGCCAGCCCTACCTGGTGATGCGGGAGCGCGACCTGCACGCCGTCGCGACCGAGCAGACCGAGCAGGGCACCGGCCTGTACCTGTGACCGGCCGTGCACGCGTGGCGTAGACGGCCCATCGCCCGATCAGCGCCGCAACCGGATCCACTACCGTGGCCGCCGTTCGCCGACCACGTTCGCAGTTCGCTGTCGACCCCCACCGCACGACCGATCGAGAAGGGGAAGCGGTGCCGGATAACCACGAACACCCCAAGGCCGCAGACGCCACCGAGCGGATGCCGGTCGATCGGCCCACGCCGAGCCGACCGGAGAGCGACGCCGAGAAGACCATGAGGATCTCGGCGGTCCCCGACGAGGCGACCGAGCGGACGCGCCCGGCGACGGACACCCGGACCCAGGTCGTCCCCGAGTCCGACAACGAGCGGACGCAGAACCTCACCGCGGTCCCGTCGGACTTCCCCGACTTCTCGGCGAGCCAGACCCAGTCGATCCCGGTCTGGTCCGAGGCGCCGAACAGCCAGCAGCCGCCACCGGTGCCGCCGCGCCCCTCGGCCGAGTCCGGTGACGGCGGTGCCGACAAGCGGCGGGGCCTGGTGCGCGCCGGTATCGCGGCGGGTGCCGTCGTGGGCGCGCTCGCCCTGCTCTACGTCGGCGACCTCGTGTTCAGCAGCGGCAAGGTTCCGCGCGGCACGGTCGTCGCCGATGTCGCGATCGGCGGGCTCGACAAGGCGTCGGCGGAGACCGAGCTCCGCGACCGGCTCGGGCCCGGCCTGGGCGAGCCGGTCGAGCTGCGGGCCGGCGACCAGACCGCGACGATCGACCCGGCGGCCGCCGGGCTGGAGATGGACTGGGCCGAGACCGTCGAGCAGGCGGGCGCCCAGCCGCTGAACCCCTTCACCCGCGTCTCGTCGCTGTTCACGACCCGCGAGGTGCACCCGGTCAGCCACGGTGACCGGGCCCAGCTCACCCAGGTGCTGGAGCAGGTCAAGCCGCAGCTCGACCGCGCGCCCGCCGAGGGCGACATCACCTTCGAGGGCGCGAAGCCGGTCCCCAGCGACCCGGTGACCGGCCGCCAGGTCGACCTCCAGGGCGCCACCGACGCGGTGCTCGCGGGCTGGGCCGAACCGGACCCGGTCGCGTTGCCCTTCACCGAGCAGCCGGTGACCACCACCCGCGAGGGCGTGCAGCGGGCGCTCAACGAGGTGGCCAAGCCCGCGGTGTCGGCGCCGGTGACGGTGCGCGGCCAGGGCAAGGACGCCACGTTCGCGCCGGAGGCGATCGCCAAGTCGCTGCGCTTCGAGCCCGACGGCAACGGCGGGCTGAAGCCGGTGGTGGACATGCGGACCGCCGTCGCCGGTGTCGAGCCGCAGCTGGCGAGCACGATCGTGCCCGGCAAGGACGCGCAGATCGTCCTGGAGGGTGGCGCCCCGGTGGTGAAGCCGTCGACCGACGGCATCGGCATCGACTGGAACAAGAGCTTCGAGCGGCTGCCGGAGATCCTCAAGCAGCCCGGGAACCGCAGCCTGCAGGCGATCTACGTGCACCAGCCCGCCCGCTTCACCACCGACCAGGCCAACCAGCTCGGCGTCCGCGAGGTGGTCGGCGAGTTCACCACCGGCGGCTTCGAGCCGGCGTCCGGGGTGAACATCCGGCGCACCGCCGAGCAGGTCAACGGCGCGCTGGTCAAGCCGGGCGAGACGTTCAGCCTCAACGGGCACACCGGTCCGCGCGGTGCCGCGCAGGGCTACGTCGAGTCGGGCATCATCCAGGACGGCCGTCCCGGCAAGGCCGTCGGCGGCGGCATCTCGCAGTTCGCCACGACGATCTACAACGCCTCGTACTTCGCGGGCATGCAGGACGTCGAGCACAAGGCGCACAGCTACTACATCAGCCGCTACCCCGCCGGGCGCGAGGCGACGGTGTTCCAGAGCCCCGACGGCCGCAGCATCATCGACGTGAAGTTCAAGAACACCAGCAAGAGCGGCATCATGATCACCACGCAGTGGACGCCGTCGTCGATCACGGTGAAGTTCTGGGGCACCAAGCAGTGGGACGTGACCTCTCAGACCGGTGAGCGCACGAACCCGACCCCGCCGCACGAGGTCGTCGTGCCGCCGGGGCAGCCGTGCAGCCCGAGCAAGGGCACCGGGGGCTTCACCGTCACCGACACCCGCACGCTGCGCGACGTCCACACCGGCGAGGTGCGGACCGAGCGGCCGAAGAAGACGGTCTACGAACCGCAGCCGATCGTGCACTGCGGACCGCCGCCGCCCGGTGCGGCCGCGGCCCCGCCACCGCGCTGACGGAAACCGTCGAAGGCCCCCTCGTTCGCGAGGGGGCCTTCGACGTTCTTGCGGGGCGACGCCCGCGGTCACTCCGCTGGCGTGGCGTAGGTGGCGGCGGCGGTCCAGTCGATGGCGACGAAGTCCTCGTCGCCGACGACCCAGGCGTCGTGGCCGGGGCTGATCACGGCGCACTCGCCGACGCCGATGTCGGCTTCCTGGCCGTCGTCCATCCGGATGTGGATGCGGCCCGAAAGCACGTACGTGGTGTGCGGCTGCTGGCAGCTGTCGGTGCCCGCGATCGGCTTCACGTCGTTGGACCAACGCCAGCCGGGGTGCATGACCACGCGGCCGACCGTCACACCGGGCAGCTCCACGACCCCCAGCTCACCGTGGCCGAACGTGCGCCTCTCGTCCGGCTTGTCCAGGTGCTTGACTTCGAGCGTCATCCTTCCCGCCTCCTCCGGTCGGGGACACACGGTCCACACTGCGACCGGTCGGCGGGATGCGTACAGGGTCCAAGTACACCGGCGCGGCACGACCGTGAGGCCGTGCCGCGCCGGGCTTGGAGGGTGGTCAGATCAACGGCGGCCGATCTCGCCGCCGCCCGTGCGCCACACCGCGACCACGGACGGACGCGGGCGCGAGTTGCCGCCGTCCGGCCAGTGCGAGGTGGGGTTCTGCGGGTCCTCGGCGTCCTCGCCCGGGTGCTGGACGCAGACCGTGACGACCTCGTCGGTGACGACCGGTCCGCAGGTCTCGGCGCCGACCGGCACCGTCAGGAACTGCTTGACCTTGCCGCGCTCGGGGCCGTCGACCGGCACCGCGAACAGCCCGTCGTTGGAGTCCAGCGCGTTGCCGTCGGTGGAGATCCACAGGTTGCCGTGCCGGTCGAAGGCGACGTTGTCCGGGCACGAGATCGGGCTGACCTGCGACTTGTCGAAGCCGCCGAAGTAAGTGCCGGGGTCGTTGGGGTCGCCGCAGACCAGCAGCAGGTTCCAGCGGAACTTCGTGCCGGTGGTGTCGTCGTCGAGCTCCAGGACGTGGCCGTGCTTGTTGCCGACCCGCGGGTTGGACTCGTCGGCGCCGGCGTTGCCCGCCGAGCCGCGGTTGGTGTTGTTGGTCAGCGCGCAGTAGATGCGGCCGTTGACCGGGTTGGGCTCGATGTCCTCGGGCCGGTCCATCTTGGTCGCGCCGACCGCGTCGGCGGCCAGGCGGGTGAAGACGTAGACCTCCTCGGCGGTGAAGCCGGGCACGAACGACTTCTTGCCGCTGGCCAGCGGCAGCCACTCGCCGGCACCGTCGAAGTGGCCGTCGGCGGGCAGCTTGCCGGAGCCGTCGATCTCACCCGCCGGGCTGTTGCCGGTGAACTTGGCGACGTAGAGGGTGCCGTCGTCCAGCAGCGACATGTTGTGCCGGCGGGCGAGGGCGCTGGTGCCCCCCTTGATCCGGCCGTTGGAGACGAACTTGTAGATGTAGTCGAAGCGCTCGTCGTCACCGGAGTACGCGACGACCCGGCCGTCCTCGGCGACCTTGATCGACGCGGTCTCGTGCTTGAACCGGCCCAGCGCGGTGTGCTTGACCGGCTTGGACTTCGGGTCGTGCGGGTCGATCTCGACGATCCAGCCGAAGCGGTTCGGCTCGTTGGGCTCGCGGGCGATGTCCCAGCGCTTGTCGAAGCGCTCCCACTTGCGGTCGCTCTCGGTGCCCTTGAGGCCGTAGCGCGCGAGCCGCTCCTTGGCCACCGGGTCGGTGACGCTGTCGGCGTTGGCGAAGTACTGGTTGAAGTTCTCCTCGCCGGAGAGCACCGTGCCCCACGGCGTCACGCTGCCGGAGCAGTTGTTCTGGGTGCCGAAGACCTTCGTCCCGGCCGGGTCGGCCGAGGTCTTGAGCAGGTCGCTGCCCGCGGCCGGACCGCGCACCTCGAACTCGGTGTTCAGCGTGATGCGGCGGTTGTAGCGGCTCGGCTTGGGCCGGAATCCCCCGCCGCGCTCCCGCTCGACGGCCACGACCGACAGGCCGTGCGCGGCCCACGCGATGCGCACCTGCTCCTCGGTCGGGTTGTTCTCGTCGTAGGCGGGGAACATGTGCGTCTCGGTGGTGTACTCGTGGTTCACCACCATCAGGTTCTCGCGGCCGCCGGCGTCCAGCGGGATCAGCCCGGCGAAGTCGTTGTTGTAGCCGAACTGCTTCTCCTGCGCGGCGGCCGTCTGCGCGTTGAAGTCGAACTCCGGCGCGCCCTCCAGCACCGGGTCGCCCCAGCGGATGACGATCCCCTGCTCGTAGCCCTCGGGGATGACCACGGCGTCCTGGGTGTTCGGGGCGACGGGCGCGAAGTCGGTGCCGGGCACGGCGCCGCGGGCGGGGCCGCCCTGCTGCGCGGGTGCGGCGGGCTGGGCGGCGGCGCCGCTGCCGAGCGCGGACGCCGCGCCGACCGACAGCGCGAGCACGCCGCCGGCCTTGAGCGCGCCGCGGCGGCTCAGCACGCTCGCGACGATGTCACCGAAGTAGGCGTTGTCAGAGGTGTTGGGCGCTTCGTGCGCGCAGGCGTTTCCGCAGCGGAACCGGCAGGTCACCGACGAGCGGCTGGCCGAGTGGTTGGACAGAAGGGGGAGCGGGACGACCCGCCCGCTGTCCGGTCGGGAAGACAAGCGGACCTCCAGTGGTGCAGTCGGGAACGATCAGCACGCTATGCAGATCAGGCGAGGACTCCCGGACCGGAAGGTGAACGAACATCAAACTCATGACGCAGAGTTGCCGCCGCCCCAGCAGGAGATCACTCAACGGGATGCACTGATCACTGATCGGAATCGGCGATCCGCCTTAGTGAACGTTGCGTATCCAATTCGACCGTCGTAGCCTTCAGAGGACGAACCGTTCTCTAGGGGGCGATGGCGGGTGTTGCGGCCGGGTTCGTTCGGGCTGGTCCTGCCGGGACTGCTGCTCGCGATGCTGCTCGCCGCCCTCGACCAGACGGTCATGACGCCCGCGCTGCCGTCGGTGGCCGGCGACCTCGGCGGACTCGACCAGATGCCCGCCGTCATCACCGCCTACCTGGTCGCGGCGACGGTCGTCATGCCAGTGCACGGCAAGCTCGGCGACCGCTTCGGCCGCAAACCGGCCATGCTCGCGGCGGTCGCGGTGTTCGTGACCGGTGCCGCGCTGTGCGGGCTGGCCACCTCGATGCCGCAGCTCATCGTCTTCCGCGTGATCCAGGGGGCCGGTGGCGGTGGGCTGATCATCGGCGCGCAGGCCGTCATCGGTGAGCTGGTCAGCCCGCGCGAGCGCGGCCGCTACCTCGGTCTCTTCGGCGCCGCTTACGCCGTCGCGGTCGTCGGCGGCCCGCTGGTCGGCGGCTTCTTCGTCGACCAGCTCAGCTGGCGGTGGATCTTCGCGATCCACCCGCCGCTGGGCCTGCTGGCCTTCGCCGTGCTGGCCTGGTCGCTGCGGCTGCCCGCGCCCGCCGCCCGGCCGCCGGTCGACTGCGCGGGGGCGCTGGCGCTGGCCACGGCGGTCGTCGGCGTGGTGCTGTTCGGGCAGACCGGCAGCCCCGGCTGGCTTGTCTGCGCGCTCGCCGGAACGGCGGTGTGGCTTGTGACCACCAGGTACGCCGCCGACCCGATCCTGCCGCTGCGCCTGTTCGGCGAACCGGCGTTCGCCATCCCGGTGGGCATCAGCGTCCTGATCGGCTTCGCGCTCTTCGGCACCCTCACCTACATGCCGGCCTTCCTGCGGATCGCCTCCGGCGCGACGGCGACGCAGGCCGGGCTCGTCGTGACCACCCTGATGCTCGGCGTGCTGACCAGCTCGGTGGTCTCCGGGCGGCTCATCACGCGCACCGGGCACTACAAGGTGTTCCCGGTCGTCGGCACGGCGGTGGCCGCCTGCGGGCTGGCGTTGCTCGCGCTGCTGGCGCCGACCGCCGGGCCGGCCGCCATCGGCGCCGTGATGCTGCTGACCGGACTCGGCGTCGGGCTGGTCATGCAGGTCATGGTGCTGGCGACGCAGAACGCGG is a window of Saccharopolyspora erythraea NRRL 2338 DNA encoding:
- a CDS encoding PhoX family protein translates to MSSRPDSGRVVPLPLLSNHSASRSSVTCRFRCGNACAHEAPNTSDNAYFGDIVASVLSRRGALKAGGVLALSVGAASALGSGAAAQPAAPAQQGGPARGAVPGTDFAPVAPNTQDAVVIPEGYEQGIVIRWGDPVLEGAPEFDFNAQTAAAQEKQFGYNNDFAGLIPLDAGGRENLMVVNHEYTTETHMFPAYDENNPTEEQVRIAWAAHGLSVVAVERERGGGFRPKPSRYNRRITLNTEFEVRGPAAGSDLLKTSADPAGTKVFGTQNNCSGSVTPWGTVLSGEENFNQYFANADSVTDPVAKERLARYGLKGTESDRKWERFDKRWDIAREPNEPNRFGWIVEIDPHDPKSKPVKHTALGRFKHETASIKVAEDGRVVAYSGDDERFDYIYKFVSNGRIKGGTSALARRHNMSLLDDGTLYVAKFTGNSPAGEIDGSGKLPADGHFDGAGEWLPLASGKKSFVPGFTAEEVYVFTRLAADAVGATKMDRPEDIEPNPVNGRIYCALTNNTNRGSAGNAGADESNPRVGNKHGHVLELDDDTTGTKFRWNLLLVCGDPNDPGTYFGGFDKSQVSPISCPDNVAFDRHGNLWISTDGNALDSNDGLFAVPVDGPERGKVKQFLTVPVGAETCGPVVTDEVVTVCVQHPGEDAEDPQNPTSHWPDGGNSRPRPSVVAVWRTGGGEIGRR
- a CDS encoding MFS transporter, coding for MLRPGSFGLVLPGLLLAMLLAALDQTVMTPALPSVAGDLGGLDQMPAVITAYLVAATVVMPVHGKLGDRFGRKPAMLAAVAVFVTGAALCGLATSMPQLIVFRVIQGAGGGGLIIGAQAVIGELVSPRERGRYLGLFGAAYAVAVVGGPLVGGFFVDQLSWRWIFAIHPPLGLLAFAVLAWSLRLPAPAARPPVDCAGALALATAVVGVVLFGQTGSPGWLVCALAGTAVWLVTTRYAADPILPLRLFGEPAFAIPVGISVLIGFALFGTLTYMPAFLRIASGATATQAGLVVTTLMLGVLTSSVVSGRLITRTGHYKVFPVVGTAVAACGLALLALLAPTAGPAAIGAVMLLTGLGVGLVMQVMVLATQNAVEHRDLGTATSSVTFFRQIGASAGVAVTGALVTAGGAHDPAAFGGSLRTAFAVMAPLLGVAFLLALALPARPLRTTAHVRRTP